The Xiphophorus couchianus chromosome 18, X_couchianus-1.0, whole genome shotgun sequence DNA window ACATTGCcagttctttttatttgtatttctattatttttgcaattaacATTCAACACTACTTGTTTTATGGTTAACTGTTaagccaaaaataaattcaacttgCTGTGTAACATCATATTTTATGCTAAAGTACTTTATATTATTTACTACACGAGGAGCATTTGGGGATAACATCtgcaatttaaacatttttatgtaatatatttcaatgtttaaaagaataaaaacaaaagaaatatcagACAATATCATTTCCTTCTGTTTGCAATGCTTCATTTCAAGATTTTAAAGTTAGTGAACAAAACCCCTTCCAAACTTACACACATAAAGGAgcgaaaaaacaacaaacaaaaaaggagatGCAGTAAGACAATACTTGGCACTGATGACCGTACATCTAtaaattttgaataatattttatgtagAGTTCAATAAAGGCTTTGGTATAATAGTATCCACAAAGGTCAGGTATGGTTGCgcaaatttgaacaaaaatgttataGCTGTTTCTGAGAGTCTAGGTGACCTTACAAGTGGGAGAAAACTCATGGAGATCCATTTAAAAATCAGGAAGTTGGACTTCCACGTAATGGCTGTATATTTAGTGCACAGTAAATAGTGAATTCCACCTAAAATAGAGTCTATGAATACATCTTAGTAGTTGTTTACAAAGTTATAAGTGGTTTGTCCTCCTAACCTACAGCtaactttggataaaaaagcacaaaggaataacattggttgttttttcaacgtatttccaaaatgtttaggcatttcagcaacaacttATTCAATTAAAGCTTAGCCTTATATTATGACTCTGTCAATATAACTTCTAAACTTTAGGTATTTGCACCAATATGTGTGTAGTCAGTTAGTGTGTTGTACACTCGGGTTCAAGGTCTCTTGGGGCTGCAAGGCAAGAAGGTGGCAAATGTTGCTTATTATTCAGACAATAGTTAATGGTTACCTATTATGACAAATATTATCAAAAAAGCAGACTGTTATGTAATTAAGGCAACAAATATTTATACTTTAATGTACAGTTCAGACTAGATATTTACACACATTGTACAACAAAACATATAACCGTTTTCTTACTGACATTAAATCATACtaactttttcttatttgagGTCACTTAGGATTAGTACTtccttttgttaaatttttgtttcttttgtataAATTCAGAGGTCTACATTCAGTAAATATACCACTTTAGAAAACCCCTGTTGATAATATCATGGCTGGTAAGGTTCTGACTGTGTTTATTTGAGACAATTAAGTTTAGGGCAAACCTGTGGTTGTTTTTGAAGCACACCTCACACATTCATCTTCTTCTCGTGAATAATTTGTCTAAAGGTGCCACGTTCATCTGTTTACCTTCCTGCTTATACAACTGTGCACAACTAGACCGCACAGAAATCTCTAGCCATCATAATGTTAAGAAAGGAGACGGGTTCTGTGTTGTAGAAATTTTGCTGCAGGATGTGTGTTTAagccccaaaacaaaaaagaaaaaaattctgtgaaaatgtttgttaaaagtgGTTAGAACGTGTCAATGTAGGCTGAGAGAAGGAAGCCATTACTCTGAAAACTACACAAAAAGCCAAATTGCAGTTTGTAAACACTCAGGGACAAAAATGTACATTGTAGAGACATAACCTGTGGTCTAATTAGACTGAAAATTAGAGGGACGGCtgcattttgcaaaattcaGCTCTGGAAAACCACTGCACTGAAtgccattgaaaacctcatggttattccaccaaatattgatatCTAAagtcttcctgagttaaaacattggtattattgtttataaatgaatatgaacttgttttctttgcattatttgaggtctgaaagcactgcatcttttttattattttgattctttctcattttctacTAATAAATACTAAAGTTTTGCTTGGAATTTATGTTATCATGTTATCagtagttcataaaataaaagaatgacgttaatttcactcaaacatatacctatcaagagtaaaatcagagaaactgataattATGCAGCagcctctttattttttccagagctgtataaaGTTTCATAAGGGAACAACATTACATGGAAATACTGAAACAGCATTTCAAGCATATTATCAAGCACTTTAAGCATATCACTGAATTATCTAAAAGTAATATAAGGGTAACGTTTATTCAGTTTTTGAGTCACAAGGCCCATGATCTCCATCCAAAATGGGAGGACAGAAATGAAAAGGCGTGTGAGAGTGAGGCAGCCTAaaaattttacttatttacactatttctgtcaggaggaatgggccagaATTACCAGAAAATAATTGTGCAAATCTCTTGGTAAGGATACACAAAACGTTTGACCCAAGCCTTAAAGTTTAAAAGGCAATTCTACCAAATGTTGAAAACATCTAGGGAActtttgattttcagaaaagttcTTTTTCgcattattttgttatttagcttagcaaatttttttccccttagtTATCCTAACcaaaaaaaacagggaaagtTTGACTTGATTCAGTACCAGGcagtaaggaaaaaaaagtttacacaatgtatataaatatatgttttcaaCTGTACAATAAGAAAAAGCCACATATATTTTCTAACCCTGCATGGTTTTCCTTTAACCTACAGAACTGTGTGTTACAGGACAGTAAGCCCTGAAGTTGTATCAACTTgttgctttgaaaaacactgattATCCATTACAACAAAAATGAGCTCTAATCAAATGATAAACTGTACATGTGGTAAACAATTATATTATTCGTTGGCACATAAACCGaatttattctgataattaTTGGATGAAAATTGATTTGATTGGAAAATCGCTGCGCTGGTTGGTAAGTCTGATATCTTATGTTAAATCAGTACACTTTGTTCGCTCCTGGATACAACAGGCTATCATCCACCTCTGCGCTCACACTGTTATTGCACAAGAGAAAGAAAGTCTGTAAAAATAACTCAGCCTACTATGATGAACCCAGTGAACCGGAGCGAACAACCGTGCCAGCAGTTCCGGGCCGACCATCGCTCACCTGTCAGGCTGTCGTAGCACTCGATCTCGGTGCTCTCCACGGCTCTCCGCTGCTCCTCGGTCAGCTTGGCCGCGGCTTGGCTCAGCAGGTTGACCTCGGAGCCCGTCGTCCCGTCCACAACATGAACCCCTTTCAGCTGGAGCAGCGCACGGTGGTACTTGCCTATCGCCTCCCGGAATTTCTTCTCCTTGTAGCAGCGGTGGCCCTCCGCTTTGAAGTCGATGGCTTTCTGAATCTTCAGCTCCATCTCCATTTCGGCCGAGCCGGCTCGATACCCgccgtctcctcctcctcctccaccaccgCCACCTCCACCACCGCCGCCaccgccgcctcctcctccgGCGGCCGCTGCCAGGCTACGACCGCCAGTCTCCGGGTAGCTCTTCAGGCTTTTTATCTGGTGTTGTTTGGCTTCCATGTCTCTCAGTGAACGCAGCTGGAGCGGGCCATTGTGCTCGGTGTGTTTCGTCGGGGAGTACTGGAGCAGCGTGCTGTGCATAAAGGATGCGGTATCGGCggggcaggcaggcaggcaggcaggcggCACCGAACTGACTGGAAGCGTCGATAAAATACGAAAGAAACGAAAGAAAAAGAGGCTAAAGGCGCGTCTGAAGACCGTCACTTGCGCTTCAAATAATAAATGCGTTAAAAGGGcgaaaaagagcaaaaagaagCAGGAGGAAGCGTCCCGAAATTAGCAACCGTTCCAACCGTCGAAAACAGAATTCCCCTTTCCGGTCTCGCGGAAGGAAGGATGCTCTTGTGGATGGCACGCGCAGCTTCAGCACCACAGACAGCGCGCACACGAAACCCCTCACACCGCACAGGATGATGGGAGAGAAAAAGTCGTGAGGCGTTGCTGCGGTAGAGATTTTAcgtaaaatggaaaaaaaaagaagctacgcaaacatttattatcagtaactattttttaattaataaaattaatataattaaatgatCCGGATTTTACTTTTATACATATAGTCAACGAGAAGCGCCTGTGATGGCTTCAGCTGATAAGGTTTTCAgagatggagaagcagcaggagGGCGCATGCGaaggaaagaagagaaagacagCGACCTCAACTGGACATAGAGtaaaatacacatatttatGGGTTGTCGTATATTACTGGTTATTGAGAGACTCAATAATCAGTAATATCTCCATATTTAAAATGGTGTGAGATTTAAAGTGATGACGTCTAAATCGTATAAGCTTATATATGGCGATACTTAAATTGATTGGCTCCTTTCTAAAACCTGTCTACTGTTTTATAGTCGtaacagacaacaaaaaaggaaaacactaTTTACATACAGAAGGCATTTGTTGAATCAATCTGTGTGCCTTTTCAACACAATACTGTGACATTCTGGTCTTCAGGCATTTTAGATTTCTCCAACCATGTTTACTTACCAATATATTTTCTATGGATGTTTAcagtatttgtttcttttatgtcccatttgcttgtttttcatcaatagtggtatttaaaaacatgagcaaaacaaaatttatcaATTTgtcaaatgcaaaatattttggaaaattaGTTAGTAAATAAAACTCAACTGCAGATATTGTACAAGCTTATATTTATCcttatgatgcagcttttattgGTGTCTATCATTATTAGTCGTAAATtacttgtaaataaatacattaatatcTGCTTGAACTCATGTTCTGCACCTTAAGATTCCTTTAAATCAGCTTTCCACTTACCAAATACTGTTGCCATGACTGCAACAATCTCTTACAGTACTGGGGTAAGAGTCAGCGTTATATTGTAATATGAACAAACAATTAATTTCTGCCCTACACTATGCACAGGGAGACTGCAAAGGAAGTCCAGATTTTCCACAACCATTGAGGTTTAAGTGAATCCCACAAATTATGTCACAAACCAACAGAATCGCCTGCTCTAGAGGAGATAACTACTAAAGATAATCAATTATTCAAGTGTGCTTAATTAGCTGGCTGATACCTTCTCTTAAATGCTGTAGAAGAAGCAACAGTGCACTTAAGTCTGTCCACTGAACAGAAGCAAAGgctgttttatcttttagcAAAGATTTAAATTGATAGTTACAATTTGGAGTCAAGACCGGTCTTGATCTTCAGGAATTCTCTGTTTAAACATCCACAGATGTTTTTATCTTCTACGTTTAAAGTGAGATGATTTCGGAGTATTTTAGAGTGACAAGCAACAGGAGGCAGcaattttaaatgcttttttcccccatggaGATGAACTGTCTCAACTTACATTGATGCCtctgttaaaaacataaaaatcagacCGGAGGTTGAAAAGGTTTATTGATAAATGAGGTGCTCAAGTGTTTTCATAGGAAACGGGTGTTCACTTTGCCCTTTACAGGCTAATGCAGACATTGAGTATAACATTTCTATTCTTTTTCAAGCACAATTTGTTcaaaaccagaacatttttttccctcaatatcttaaaaaaaaaaaaaaagaaaacaaaatcatcaatgctgatgttttttgctctactttgtttttcctttaaaccataaaaacatttttaaaatatttacagtgcaACCAACTGCAGCTTCGAATGATCTCTAAGAGGACTGAGGTGAAGTATCTACAGTGAACTGATGACTGAGGTTCTACACCAGAGCGTCCAggtggaaatacaaaaaaatcagaCCAGGTTTTCTACTCCAGGTTTTCTACTCCAGCCTACTTGAACCAGGTTCAAGTAGGCTGTAGAAAACGCTCTGCCTGTGGTCAAAAGGATAAAAGGTGCTACGACCACTCCAACAAAGCGCTGAAGCAGAGGCATGTTGCTCTTCTAGTCTTAAGGGTTCAATGAGGATTTATCAGCATGATCattttttcttaccttttttATATCTGCTAAAAAAGCTCAGAAGCTTTTGATGATGATAATGGTGCAGGAGGCATTTTCAGGTCCGGAGAACACATTTAAATTCCTTAATCATCTCGGGATGTGTACTGTGTCGAACTGCTGAGAGCTAATCTAAATGTATCCAGCTAActaatacattatttttaggACATTTTCAACAATTACGCATAGTCTGAGGATTGTTCAATGGAGAGTGTAGGCAGCAGTCTTTACACGGGTGCATTTAAAAGAGCAAGAATATCACTGAAAAGCTGATTTCatgaattcaattcaaaaagtgaaacttttctatattctgtattaaaaatattttttaaatgttttggtgtcTGAGTACACTAAATTCTAGGTTTAGGATTAaagtgaacagaaataaaagagtAAAGTATATTACTGTGGGTGGAATGAATATATATCTGAGCTTATCTTTTTGaactgaataattaaaataaatgacttttgATGAC harbors:
- the ttc9b gene encoding tetratricopeptide repeat protein 9B, giving the protein MHSTLLQYSPTKHTEHNGPLQLRSLRDMEAKQHQIKSLKSYPETGGRSLAAAAGGGGGGGGGGGGGGGGGGGGDGGYRAGSAEMEMELKIQKAIDFKAEGHRCYKEKKFREAIGKYHRALLQLKGVHVVDGTTGSEVNLLSQAAAKLTEEQRRAVESTEIECYDSLTACLLQSDLVNYERVKEYCLKVLSHQRDHFKAMYRAGIAFYHLGDYECALRYLRDAKNREPADTNVLRYIQLTEMKMSKSGQRERESGKETQG